One window of Aspergillus oryzae RIB40 DNA, chromosome 3 genomic DNA carries:
- a CDS encoding MFS transporter (synaptic vesicle transporter SVOP and related transporters (major facilitator superfamily)), giving the protein MTGLAGADEVPLSSKIPYWRLVLDQKVVTPEVVNYPYAGSGTEDDPYVVSWIPNDPRNPMEFSEIQKWSYTVLVSFVTLTVALVSSAYSGGMGQIVKDFDCEQEVAILGISLFVLGFAFGPLIWAPMSETFGRRHIFTSTFFLLTAFNAGAAGAQNIQTLIILRFLAGFFGSSPFGNAGGTIADMFPAAKRGIAISLFAAAPLCGPTFGPVIGGFLGSAAGWRWVEGFLAALAGVVWLAMGILLPETYAPVLLRRRAEKLSELNGQVYRSKLDIERGRATLTKTLTTALSRPWLLLFKEPIVLLFCIYMAIIYGTLYMLFAAYPIVFQEVRGWSEGIGGLAFMGILVGMIIAVACTFPDNFRYAKLCGQSTGRLAPEVRLPPSIVGGIALPIGLFWFAWTNSPTIHWIAPVAAGVPFGFGLVLVFLSVFNYLIDAYTIYSASVLAANSALRSLFGFAFPLFTTYMYRNLGIHWASSIPAFLAVACVPFPILFYLYGAQIRKRCVYAAEAEAFMQRLAAKQNPPPRQEQEPAQEKTTVAEKAESVYMSSDSDDSDSLSTIPSQVALDRRGSRASRKSGHSLGRTATQYEENPYDIDRSSWRGSVCFWIKGQISKSYGKSSQVPVQLSRIHLYPTIFVLPSQRDKSVLSRGWQWSLFAFSRVAM; this is encoded by the exons ATGACCGGTTTAGCCGGGGCCGACGAGGTGCCTCTATCCTCCAAGATACCCTACTGGCGTTTAGTCCTCGACCAAAAGGTTGTTACACCCGAAGTGGTTAATTATCCTTATGCTGGATCAGGAACCGAAGATGACCCTTACGTTGTCAGTTGGATCCCTAATGACCCGCGCAACCCAATGGAGTTCAGTGAGATCCAAAAATGGTCCTATACTGTTCTAGTCTCTTTTGTCACCCTCACCGTTGCATTGGTTTCCTCTGCATACTCAGGCGGCATGGGTCAGATTGTCAAGGATTTCGACTGTGAACAGGAAGTCGCTATCCTCGGAATTTCCCTCTTTGTCCTGGGATTTGCCTTTGGGCCATTGATCTGGGCACCAATGAGTGAGACCTTCGGTCGTCGACATATCTTCACTAGcacattcttcctcctcactGCTTTCAATGCGGGAGCTGCGGGAGCTCAGAATATTCAAACCCTTATTATTCTACGGTTCCTCGCAGGATTTTTCGGGTCATCCCCTTTCGGAAATGCAGGAGGTACGATTGCAGATATGTTTCCGGCTGCAAAGCGTGGTATTGCAATCAGTCTCTTCGCTGCAGCACCGCTCTGTGGTCCGACGTTTGGGCCGGTGATTGGGGGCTTCCTCGGCTCTGCCGCGGGCTGGCGTTGGGTGGAAGGCTTTCTAGCGGCGTTAGCAGGCGTGGTGTGGCTGGCTATGGGCATATTACTACCAGAGACATACGCTCCAGTCCTCCTGCGTCGTCGAGCTGAAAAGCTTTCTGAGCTGAATGGTCAAGTCTACCGTAGCAAACTGGATATCGAACGAGGTAGAGCGACGTTGACAAAGACACTGACTACGGCTCTCTCCCGCCCTTGGCTTCTGCTCTTTAAAGAGCCAATTGTGCTTCTgttctgtatatatatgGCTATCATATATGGGACATTGTACATGTTGTTTGCAGCCTATCCGATCGTCTTCCAGGAAGTCCGTGGCTGGAGTGAAGGTATTGGGGGCTTGGCTTTCATGGGAATTCTAGTAGGAATGATCATCGCAGTGGCTTGCACCTTTCCGGACAATTTCCGTTATGCTAAGCTGTGTGGGCAAAGTACGGGTCGTCTTGCACCCGAGGTCCGTCTTCCGCCCAGTATTGTTGGAGGAATCGCTCTGCCTATCGGCCTTTTCTGGTTCGCATGGACGAACTCCCCAACCATCCACTGGATAGCGCCGGTTGCTGCAGGCGTACCATTTGGGTTTGGATTagtcttggtcttcctcaGTGTCTTCAACTATCTGATCGATGCCTACACGATCTATTCAGCATCGGTCCTTGCAGCTAACTCAGCTCTCCGGTCTTTATTCGGCTTCGCCTTTCCTCTATTCACCACCTACATGTATCGCAACCTAGGCATTCACTGGGcctcttccattccagcttTCTTGGCCGTTGCGTGTGTGCCATTCCCTATTCTCTTCTATCTTTACGGGGCTCAGATTCGTAAGCGTTGTGTTTACGCTGCTGAGGCCGAGGCATTCATGCAGCGTCTCGCAGCCAAACAGAATCCACCCCCGCGTCAAGAGCAAGAGCCAGCTCAAGAGAAGACGACTGTGGCTGAGAAAGCCGAGTCTGTCTATATGAGCAGTGACAGTGATGACTCCGATAGCCTTTCCACCATTCCATCCCAGGTTGCACTTGACCGACGAGGTTCTCGGGCCTCTAGGAAGTCTGGACATTCTTTAGGTCGCACAGCGACACAGTATGAGGAAAATCCCTACGACATTGACCGG AGCTCATGGAGGGGTTCCGTATGCTTCTGGATAAAAGGCCAGATATCCAAATCCTATGGAAAATCAAGCCAAGTTCCGGTACAACTTTCGAGGATACACCTTTACCCGACAATCTTCGTACTGCCGTCGCAGAGGGACAAGTCCGTGTTGAGTCGTGGCTGGCAGTGGAGCCTATTTGCATTCTCACGAGTGGCCATGTAA
- a CDS encoding NAD(P)-dependent oxidoreductase (predicted protein), which translates to MASERVAWLGLGNIGRGMSRNIALKGPQTTPIVLYNRTTSRATAFADSIGSNKATVATTIPEAVAQATITFICVGDDHALDQIITTIISDSSLDLTSKLIVDCSTVHPNTSRRIHATLTERGATFIACPVFGAPNMADAGQMIVVPAGKQEAIDRLQPFFEGVTAKATLPLPGDDVGRASQLKILGNTFILNTVETVAEGLVLAEKSGLGADMYQKWIHTWLGGPFAKYADRMVEGDYHKREEPLFAVDLARKDLGHATSIAQDAGMRLRSVEVTDAYLQEVKKEKGVKGDVAGVYGAIRKESGLEVAVNMDKIRIYCSHRKATITQFPNQL; encoded by the exons ATGGCTTCAGAAAGAGTAGCATGGCTCGGCCTGGGCAACATCGGCCGG GGTATGAGCCGCAACATCGCCCTAAAAGGCCCCCAAACAACACCCATAGTCCTCTACAACCGCACAACATCCCGAGCCACCGCCTTCGCCGACTCAATCGGCTCCAACAAAGCCACCGTCGCAACCACCATCCCCGAAGCCGTGGCACAGGCTACAATCACCTTCATCTGCGTCGGCGATGACCATGCCCTCGACcaaatcatcaccaccatcatctccgacTCCTCCCTAGACCTCACCTCCAAACTTATCGTCGACTGCTCCACCGTCCACCCCAACACCTCCCGCCGAATCCACGCCACCCTCACAGAGCGCGGCGCAACCTTCATCGCCTGCCCCGTCTTCGGCGCCCCCAACATGGCCGATGCAGGCCAGATGATCGTCGTCCCCGCCGGAAAGCAAGAGGCGATTGACAGACTCCAGCCTTTCTTCGAGGGCGTCACGGCAAAGGCCACCCTCCCTTTGCCTGGCGATGACGTCGGCCGTGCCTCCCAGCTTAAGATCCTGGGTAACACTTTCATTCTTAACACCGTTGAGACGGTTGCAGAGGGTCTTGTGCTGGCGGAGAAATCTGGTCTCGGGGCCGATATGTATCAGAAATGGATCCATACGTGGCTGGGTGGCCCGTTTGCGAAGTATGCGGATCGGATGGTCGAGGGTGATTATCATAAGCGCGAGGAGCCGCTGTTTGCGGTTGACCTGGCGAGGAAGGATCTGGGGCATGCGACTAGCATTGCGCAGGATGCggggatgagattgaggagtGTGGAGGTTACTGATGCGTATTTgcaggaggtgaagaaggagaagggcgtgAAGGGGGATGTTGCCGGTGTATATGGGGCGATCCGGAAGGAGTCTGGGTTGGA AGTTGCTGTAAACATGGACAAAATACGGATTTATTGCTCTCACAGAAAAGCTACAATAACTCAATTCCCCAATCAGCTGtaa